The stretch of DNA CGACGGCACCATCGCCGCCGCGAAGGCGCTGTGGGCCAAGGTCGACCAGCCGAACGCGATGATCAAGATCCCCGCGACGAAGGCCGGTCTCCCCGCCATCACCGAGGTGATCGCGTCGGGCATCAGCGTCAACGTGACCCTGATCTTCGGTCTCGAGCGCTACCTCGAGGTCGTCGACGCCTACCTCGCCGGACTCGAAAAGGCGAAAGCCGCCGGCATCGACCTGTCGACCATCCACTCGGTCGCCTCGTTCTTCGTGTCGCGCGTCGACACCGAGATCGACAAGCGCCTCGACGCCGTCGGCACCGATGAGGCGAAGGCGCATAAGAGCAAGGCGGGCATCGCGAACGCCCGTCTCGCCTACCGCGCCTTCGAGACCGTCTTCGCCGAGGAGCGCGCCGCGGCCCTGCTCGCCGCCGGCGCCAACAAGCAGCGCCCGCTGTGGGCCTCGACCGGCGTCAAGGACCCGAGCCTGCCCGACACCCTCTACGTGACCGAGCTCGCCGTCGCCGACACCGTCAACACGATGCCCGGCAAGACGCTCGAGGCGACCTTCGACCACGGTGTGATCGAAGGCGACCAGGTCACCACCAACTACGCCAACGCGCAGGCCGTGCTCGAGGCGCTCCCCCAGTTCGGCATCGACCTCGACGAGGTCACCGAGCTGCTCGAGAAGGAAGGCGTCGACAAGTTCAACGTCTCGTGGGGCGAGCTCGTCGAGACGGTGAAGACCGCGCTGGACGGCGCTCGTTGAGCATTCGGATCGAAGCCGGCGGCGCTGCGGAACGGGCCATCAAGGCCGTCGTTCCGCAGCTCGTCGGCGACCGGGTGGCGTCCGGCATCACCGCCCAGGACCCCGACCTGTGGGGGAACGCGGCGATCGACGAGGCGTCGAAGCGGCTCGGCTGGACCGAGGCCGTGTCGGTGTCGCGTCCGCTCGTCGACGACATCCTCGCGCTGCGCACGACCCTGCTCGGTCGCGGTGTCGATCACGTGGTCCTCGCGGGGATGGGCGGATCGTCGCTCGCTCCCGAGGTGATCACCCGCACCGCGGGTGTCGAGCTCACCGTGCTCGACTCGACCGCTCCTGGTCAGGTTCTCTCCGCCCTCGACGACCGTCTCGAGCGCACCGTGCTCGTCGTGTCGTCGAAGTCGGGCTCGACCGTCGAGACCGACAGCCAGCGCCGCGCCTACGAGAAGGCGTTCACCGACGCCGGCATCGACCCGGCCGAGCGCATCGTGGTCGTGACCGATCCCGGTTCGCCGCTCGAGACCTCGGCTCGTGAGGCCGGCTATCGCGTCTTCAACGCCGACCCGAACGTGGGTGGCCGGTTCTCGGCTCTCACCGCGTTCGGACTCGTGCCGTCGGGCCTCGCGGGAGCGGACATCTCCGAACTGCTCGAGGAGGCCGAGGCGGAACTCGTCTACCTGGCCTCCGACCAGCCCGACAACCCCGGGCTGCTGCTCGGGGCGGCCATCGCCGGCACCCAGCCGCTCAAGGACAAACTGGGCATCGTCGCGGACGGCACGCACATCGTCGGTTTCGCCGATTGGGCCGAACAGCTGATCGCCGAGTCGACGGGCAAGGACGGCAAGGGGCTGCTCCCCGTCGTGCTCGACCCCGATTCCCCCGAGGTGACGGAGGGGCTCGCCGACGTGCAGATCATCCGCCTCGTGGGTGAGGCGACCCGTCTGCGCCACGAGCGCGAACTCGCCCGCGGCGAGATCGTCATGAGCGGCACGCTGGGCTCCGCGCTGCTGGTGTGGGAGTACGCCGTCGCCGTCGCAGGCCGACTGCTCGGCATCAACCCGTTCGATCAGCCCGACGTCGAGTCGGCCAAGGAGGCGGCGCGCGGACTGCTCGACGCCCGTCCCGAGGCCACTCCCCCGGCATTCGTCGACGGAGGCATCGAGGTCCGCGGCGATTCGGCCCTCGTCGACGGGGTCTCGACCGTCGCCGGTGCGGTCGAGCGGCTGCTCGCCGAGGTCGGACCGACCGGGTACCTGTCCATCCAGGCGTACGTCGACCGTGTAGCGGAGCCGCAGCTCGCGGACCTCCGCGACCTGCTCGCCGCTCGGGTGCAGCGTCCGGTGACCTTCGGGTGGGGGCCCCGGTTCCTGCACTCCACGGGGCAGTTCCACAAGGGCGGCCCGGCCGTCGGAGCCTTCCTGCAGATCACGGCCGACGCGGACGAGGATCTCGCGATCCCCGGCCGCGCGTTCACCTTCGGCGAGCTCATCGCGGCGCAGGCCGCCGGTGACGCCGCCGTCCTCGCGGAACACGGTCGCCCCGTGCTCCGACTCACCCTCACCTCGGATGCGGCAACGGCGGCGCTCCTCGACCAGTTCGTGTCCTGACCTCGCACGGTCCTCTCGAAGGAGTTCCCTTGCCGGTAGAAATCAAGCCGGGATCCAATCCGCTCCGCCTGCCCTCCGACAGGCGCCTCAACCGCATCGCGGGCCCCAGCGCCCTCGTGATCTTCGGTGTGACGGGAGACCTGTCGCGCAAGAAGCTCATGCCCGCGGTGTACGACCTCGCCAACCGTGGACTGCTGCCGCCCGGGTTCGCCCTCGTCGGCTTCGCCCGCCGCGACTGGGAGGACCAGGACTTCGAGCAGGTGGTGTACGAGGCGGTCAAGCAGTACGCCCGCACGCCCTTCGACGAGGACGTCTGGAAGCAGCTCGCCCAGGGCATCCGCTTCGTGTCGGGCACCTTCGACGACGACGCCGCGTTCGAGGAGCTGAAGTCCACGATCGAGGCGCTCGACCGTGAGCGCGGCACGATGGGCAACCACGCGTTCTACCTGTCGATCCCGCCCAAGTCCTTCCCTATCGTGACCGAGCAGCTGCGTCGCTCGGGCCTCGCCGAGCAGAAGGACGGCACCTGGCGTCGCGTCGTCATCGAGAAGCCCTTCGGCAGCGACCTGAAGACCGCCCGCGAGCTCAACGCGGTCGTCGAGTCCGTCTTCCCCGCCGATTCGGTCTTCCGCATCGACCACTACCTCGGCAAGGAGACCGTCCAGAACATCCTGGCCCTCCGCTTCGCGAACCAGCTCTACGAGCCCATCTGGAACGCCAACTACGTCGACCACGTGCAGATCACGATGGCCGAGGACATCGGCGTCGGCGGGCGTGCTGGCTACTACGACGGGATCGGCGCCGCCCGCGACGTCATCCAGAACCACCTGCTGCAGCTGCTCGCTCTCACCGCCATGGAGGAGCCCGTCTCGTTCGACGCGCGCGACCTGCGCGCCGAGAAGGAGAAGGTGCTCTCGGCGGTGCGTCTTCCCGACGACCTCGCGCTGTCGACGGCCCGCGGCCAGTACTCCGGCGGCTGGCAGGGCGGCGAGAAGGTCAGCGGCTTCCTCGACGAGGAGGGAATGAACCCCGAATCGCTGACCGAGACGTACGCGGCCATGCGACTCGACATCGCCACCCGCCGCTGGTCCGGGGTGCCGTTCTACCTGCGCGCCGGCAAGCGTCTCGGACGACGGGTCACCGAGATCGCCGTCATGTTCAAGCGGGCGCCGCAGTACCTGTTCGAGGAGAGCCAGACGGCGACCCTCGGACAGAACGCGCTCGTCATCCGCGTGCAGCCCGACGAGGGCGTCACGATCCGGTTCGGATCGAAGGTGCCGGGCGCCGGGATGCAGGTGCGCGACGTCACGATGGACTTCGGCTACGGCCACGCGTTCACCGAGGCGAGCCCCGAGGCGTACGAGCGCCTGATCCTCGACGTCCTCCTCGGCGACCCGCCGCTGTTCCCCCGCCACGAGGAGGTTGAGCTCTCCTGGAAGATCCTCGACCCGATCGAGGAGTTCTGGGCGACGCAGGGTCAGCCCGAGCAATACCGCCCCGGTACCTGGGGACCGTCGTCGGCCGATGCGCTGATGGCCCGTGACGGACGAGTCTGGAGGCGCCCGTGATCGTCGATCTGCCCAACACCACCACCGCCGGGATCTCCAAGACCCTGGTGAAGATCCGCGAAGAGGGTGGCGCCGTCGCGCTCGGCCGCGTCCTCACCCTCGTGATCGACACCGAGTTCGACGGTGTCGAGGAGGCCATCGAGGCTGCGAACGACGCGTCTCGCGAGCACCCGATGCGCGTCATCGTGGTCGCCCATGCGGCCGACGGCATCGACACCGATGCGCCGGCCCGAGTCGACGCCCAGATCCGCGTCGGCGGCGACGCGGGAGCGAGCGAGGTCATCGTCCTTCGTGCCCTCGGCGCTGCCGCCACCGATGAGGAGAGCCTCGTCACGGGTCTGCTGCTCCCCGACGCGCCGGTCGTCGCCTGGTGGCCGGGCAGCGCGCCGAGCATCGCCTCGACGGCATCGATCGGCGCGATCGCCCAGCGGCGCATCACCGACGCGTCCGCGCAGCCCGAGCCACTCGGCTACCTGCGCCACCTCGCCCGCACCTACGCGCCCGGCGACACCGACTTCGCGTGGACCCGCCTCACCCTGTGGCGCGCCCAGCTCGCCGCCGTGCTCGACCAGCCGCCCTACGAGCCGATCATCGGCGTCGAGGTCCACGGCGCCGCCGACTCCCCGTCGACCGCCCTGCTCGCCGCGTGGCTCGGGCTGCAGCTCGATGTGCCCGTCGCGCACGAAGTGTCCGACCGGGCGACCGGGTCGAGCGGTATCCACGGCGTCAAGCTGGTCCGTCGCTCCGGCGTCATCGAACTGAACCGGCCCGAGGGCAACGTGGCGACGCTGACCCAGCCGAATCAGCCGGTGCACGACATCTCACTCCCCCGCCGCAGCCTCCGCGACTGCCTGGCCGAGGAGCTGCGCCGTCTCGACCCCGACGACCTGTACGGCAAGGTGCTCCGCGTGGGGCTCGCCCGCCTGCACGGGCCCATGGACGAGGCGATCGAGTCTCCCAGCTCCAGCCCGGTAGGCTCTGAGGCGTGACAAACGAACGTCGAGTACTCGTCCACGCCGACAGCGAAGCACTCGTCGGGTCGGTGGCGGCCCGCTTCATCACGAAGATGATCGACCTGCTCGACGAGTTCGACGAGGCGCATGTCGTGCTGACCGGCGGCACCGTCGGCGGGGCCATCCTCGAGGCGGTCCGTCAGTCCCCCGCACGCGACACCGTCGACTGGTCGCGCGTGCACCTGTGGTGGGGTGACGAGCGTTTCGTCCCGGCCGGTCATCCCGACCGGAACGACACCCAGGCCGCCGGCTTCCTCGATTCGCTGACCATCCCGGCGGAGCACATCCACCGGCTGCCGGCGAGCGACGAGATCCCCGACATCGACGAGGCCGCTGTCGCGTACGCCGACGAGCTGCGCCGCTTCGCGCCCGAGGGGGCCGAGCACCCGCGGTTCGACATCACGTTCCTCGGTGTCGGCCCCGACGGACACATCGCGTCGCTGTTCCCCGAGCGGGACATCGCCCGTGCCACCAGCAAGACTGTGGTGCCGGTGCTCAACTCGCCGAAGCCGCCGCCCGAGCGTCTCAGCCTGACGCTGCCGGTGATCAACTCGTCCGACCGCATCTGGATGTCGCTCGCCGGCGCAGACAAGGCGCCGGCCCTCGGCCTCGCCCTGGCGGGCGCGTCGCCGAACGAGGTGCCGGTCGCGGGTGTGCAGGGACGCAAGCGCACCGTGTTCTTCGTCGACCAGGCGGCCGCCGCCCAGGTCCCCGAGAACCTCATCGCCTCCACGTACTGACGCGAAAATCGCGAGGAAGGGCCGGCTCGAAAGTGCCGGCCCTTCTTGCGTTAACGGCTCGCTCGTTGAGCGCAGCGATACGAAGGGCATGACTCGGACCCCGGTCGTCGAGTAGGGCCGCCAGGCCCGTATCGAGTCCCCCGCCCAAGCGTGCGCGGGGGCCCAGACTCGAGTAGCGAGGAACGAGCGTACCGAGAGCGCACTGCTGTGGTCTCGATGCGCTGCGCTTACTCGACCCGTCTCGATACGCTCCTTCGTCGCTACTCGACGACCGCGATAGGGCCCCGCTCGTTGAGCGACGCGATACGAACGGCACCGGCCTCCACCCGGTCGTCGAGTAGGGCGAAGCCCGTATCGAGACGGCTCGAGTAGCGAGGAACGAGCGTATCGAGAGCGCGCGCCGTGGTCTCGATGCGCCTCGCTTACGCGACCCGTCTCGATACGCTCCTTCGTCGCTACTCGACGACCGGGTCAAGTCCCGCTTGTTGAGCGAAGCGATGCGGAGGGCGTGACTCGCAATCCCGGTCGTCGAGTAAGCGAAGCGCACCGAGTCCCCCGCGCAAGCGTGCGCGGTGGGCCAAGGCTCGAGTGGCGAGGAACGAGCGTATCGAGAGCGCCAGCAGACACCGGTTCGACCGAGAGGAACCCGGAGATCTCGGTGCGGCCGCGGGCGGCCTTACTCGATCTTCAGGCTCCGCTCGAGCCTTCGATTCGCGGAAGCCTCGAGCTACGCCTGAATCTTCCCGCGGCGGACGCGGAGGGCGGTGAGCGCCTCGTCGAGGAGCTGCTCTGCTTCCTCTTCGGTGCGACGTTCCTTCACGTAGGCGAGATGGGTCTTGTACGGCTCTGTCTTGCCGACAGCCGGAGGGTTGTCCTTGTCGCGGCCGGCGGGGAGGCCGCTCGACGGGGAGTCGATCGTCTGCGGGATCTCCTCGTCGGGCACGTTCGCCGCGAAGTACCGGACGGTCTCGTTGCCGAGAGCGTCCCAGTAGGAGACCGCGACGCGGTCGGCGTGGAAGCCGTGATCCTGCTCGCCCATGGGGCCCGCGCCGACGCGGGATCCACGGATGGCGCTACCACCTGAAGCCATTACTGCCTCGATTCTGCATTGCGGCTACGGGCCGCACGGGGATGAGGGTGTCAGACCCCGGAGTCGAACCGGGTGATCAGACCGAGGACGACGATGCACGCCACCCACACCAGGCCGAGGATCACCGTGATGCGGTTCAGGTTGCGTTCGGCCACGCCGGAGGCACCGAGGTTGGATGTCACGCCGCCGCCGAACATGTCGGACAGCCCGCCGCCGCGTCCGCGGTGCAGCAGGATGAGCATGGTCAGCAGCAGGCTGGTGATGCCGAGCAGCACCTGCAGCACAACCTGGAGGATCTCCACGCGAAGCCTTTCGTCGCCTTGTCCGCAGGGAGCGGACCTAGAGAAGTATAGACAGGGTCGGATGCTCGCGCCGCGACGAATCGCGGCGCGAGCGGCGTGGCTTACGCTCCGACGTGCTTCTTGAACCGGACGATGCTCGAGAACTCGGCGAGATCGAGGCTCGCCCCGCCGACGAGCGCCCCGTCGACGTCCTGCTCGCGCAGGAAGCCGGCGATGTTGCCGGACTTCACCGATCCGCCGTAGAGGATGCGGGTCGCGGCGGCCGTCTCGGCGGACAGGATCTCGGCGAGGAGGGCGCGGATCGCTCCGGCCACCTGTTGCGCCTGCTCGGGTGTCGCGGCCTGACCGGAGCCGATCGCCCAGACCGGCTCGTAGGCGACGACGATGTCAGCGTCCGCGGGGACGCCCTCGAGTGCGACCCGCAGCTGGGCGACGGGCACCGCGCTCGGGCCGTGCGCTTCGAGGTCTTCGGCCGTCTCGCCGACGCAGATCACCGGGACGAGCCCATGCCGCAGGGCGGCCTGCACCTTGGCGGCGACGATCTCGTCGGTCTCGCCGTGGTAGCTGCGACGCTCGGAGTGACCGATGATCACGTACTTCGCGTCGAGCGACGACAGGAACGCTCCTGAGATCTCACCGGTGTACGCGCCCGAGTCGTGGGCCGACAGGTCCTGCCCGCCGTAGGCGAGCTGGTACTTGTCCGCGGCGACGAGGGTCTGCACCGACCGGAGGTCGGTGAACGGCGGGAAGAGTGCGACCTCGGTCTCGCCGTAGTCGTGTCCGGCGTCCTTCAGAGTCCACGCGAGCTTCTGCACGAACGCGATCGCCTGCAGGTGATCGAGGTTCATCTTCCAGTTGCCCGCGATGAGCGGGACTCGGTTCACTTGCCCTGCCATCCGAGGACCTCCAGTCCGGGGAGCTTCTTGCCTTCGAGGAATTCGAGGCTCGCGCCTCCACCGGTCGAGATGTGCCCGAACCGGTCGTCGTCGAACCCGAGGGCGCGGACCGCGGCGGCGGAGTCTCCCCCGCCGACGACCGAGAGCCCGTCGACCTCGGTGAGCGCCTGCGCGACCGCCTTCGTACCCGCCGCGAACGCATCGAACTCGAACACGCCCATCGGCCCGTTCCAGAACACGGTTCTCGACGCGGCGACGACCTCGGCGAACCGGGCGGATGTCTCGGGACCGATGTCGAGACCGATGCCTGCGGCACCGAACGCGCCGCCCTCGATGTCGTCGGCCGGGCGCACCTCGTGCTCGGCGTCGGCGGCGAACTTCGAGGCCACGACCACGTCGGTCGGGACGATCAAGTCGACCCCGAGCTCCTCCGCACGAGCGATGTACTCGCGCACCCGGTCGAGCTGGTCGGCCTCGAGGAGGCTCGCGCCGACCTTGTGGCCCTGAGCGGCGAGGAAGGTGAACAGCATCCCGCCACCGATCAGCAGCGAGTCGACCCGCGGCAGCAGGTGGTCGATGACCCCGAGCTTGTCGCTGACCTTCGATCCGCCGAGCACGACCGCGTACGGCTTCTCGGGCGTCTCGGTGAGCCGGTCGAGCACCTCCAGCTCGGAGGCGATCAGGGTGCCGGCGGCGCTCGGAAGCGCCTCCGCCAGCTCGTAGACGCTCGCCTGCTTGCGGTGCACGACCCCGAATCCGTCGGAGACCATGACGTCGCCGAGGGCGGCGAGCTCGGATGCGAACGAGGCGCGCTCGCCCGCATCCTTGCTCGTCTCGCGCGGGTCGAAGCGCAGGTTCTCGAGCAGGACGACGTCGCCCTCCACCGAGGAGATGTCCGCCGGGGGCGTCTCCACGAAGGTCACCGGCGCGCCGAGCAGCTCGCTCAGCCGCTGGGCGACCGGGGCGAGGCTGTACTTCGGGTTCGGTTCCCCGTCGGGGCGGCCGAGGTGCGAGCAGGCGATGACCGTGGCGCCCTTCCGGAGCAGCAGGTCGATCGTGGGCAGCGCGGCGCGGATGCGCCCGTCATCGGTGATCTCGCCGTCCTTCAGGGGGACGTTGAAATCGACGCGCACCACGACCCGCTTGCCCTCGAGGTCTCCGAGGGTGTCGATCGTGCGGAGGGTCATCGAACTCAGAGACGCTCGGCGACGTACTCGGTGAGGTCCACGAGACGGTTGGAGTAGCCCCACTCGTTGTCGTACCAGGCCGAGATCTTGACCTCGTTGCCGAGGACGCGGGTCAGGCCGGCGTCGAAGATCGACGAGTGCGGGTCGCTCACGATGTCGCTGGAGACGATCGGGTCCTCGGTGTACTTGAGGTATCCGTCGAGGTAGCCCTCGGCCGCCTCCTTGTACGCCGCATTGACCTCGGCGACCGAG from Herbiconiux sp. L3-i23 encodes:
- the tal gene encoding transaldolase, with product MTNTETNTTPTAELSALGVSIWLDDLSRELLQTGSLEKLIAEKNVVGVTTNPTIFASALAKGERYDEQVRSLAAEGVDVDKAIFEITTDDVAVASKVFRPIYDGSNGFDGRVSIEVEPGLAHDTDGTIAAAKALWAKVDQPNAMIKIPATKAGLPAITEVIASGISVNVTLIFGLERYLEVVDAYLAGLEKAKAAGIDLSTIHSVASFFVSRVDTEIDKRLDAVGTDEAKAHKSKAGIANARLAYRAFETVFAEERAAALLAAGANKQRPLWASTGVKDPSLPDTLYVTELAVADTVNTMPGKTLEATFDHGVIEGDQVTTNYANAQAVLEALPQFGIDLDEVTELLEKEGVDKFNVSWGELVETVKTALDGAR
- a CDS encoding glucose-6-phosphate isomerase, producing MSIRIEAGGAAERAIKAVVPQLVGDRVASGITAQDPDLWGNAAIDEASKRLGWTEAVSVSRPLVDDILALRTTLLGRGVDHVVLAGMGGSSLAPEVITRTAGVELTVLDSTAPGQVLSALDDRLERTVLVVSSKSGSTVETDSQRRAYEKAFTDAGIDPAERIVVVTDPGSPLETSAREAGYRVFNADPNVGGRFSALTAFGLVPSGLAGADISELLEEAEAELVYLASDQPDNPGLLLGAAIAGTQPLKDKLGIVADGTHIVGFADWAEQLIAESTGKDGKGLLPVVLDPDSPEVTEGLADVQIIRLVGEATRLRHERELARGEIVMSGTLGSALLVWEYAVAVAGRLLGINPFDQPDVESAKEAARGLLDARPEATPPAFVDGGIEVRGDSALVDGVSTVAGAVERLLAEVGPTGYLSIQAYVDRVAEPQLADLRDLLAARVQRPVTFGWGPRFLHSTGQFHKGGPAVGAFLQITADADEDLAIPGRAFTFGELIAAQAAGDAAVLAEHGRPVLRLTLTSDAATAALLDQFVS
- the zwf gene encoding glucose-6-phosphate dehydrogenase, with the protein product MPVEIKPGSNPLRLPSDRRLNRIAGPSALVIFGVTGDLSRKKLMPAVYDLANRGLLPPGFALVGFARRDWEDQDFEQVVYEAVKQYARTPFDEDVWKQLAQGIRFVSGTFDDDAAFEELKSTIEALDRERGTMGNHAFYLSIPPKSFPIVTEQLRRSGLAEQKDGTWRRVVIEKPFGSDLKTARELNAVVESVFPADSVFRIDHYLGKETVQNILALRFANQLYEPIWNANYVDHVQITMAEDIGVGGRAGYYDGIGAARDVIQNHLLQLLALTAMEEPVSFDARDLRAEKEKVLSAVRLPDDLALSTARGQYSGGWQGGEKVSGFLDEEGMNPESLTETYAAMRLDIATRRWSGVPFYLRAGKRLGRRVTEIAVMFKRAPQYLFEESQTATLGQNALVIRVQPDEGVTIRFGSKVPGAGMQVRDVTMDFGYGHAFTEASPEAYERLILDVLLGDPPLFPRHEEVELSWKILDPIEEFWATQGQPEQYRPGTWGPSSADALMARDGRVWRRP
- a CDS encoding glucose-6-phosphate dehydrogenase assembly protein OpcA; this translates as MIVDLPNTTTAGISKTLVKIREEGGAVALGRVLTLVIDTEFDGVEEAIEAANDASREHPMRVIVVAHAADGIDTDAPARVDAQIRVGGDAGASEVIVLRALGAAATDEESLVTGLLLPDAPVVAWWPGSAPSIASTASIGAIAQRRITDASAQPEPLGYLRHLARTYAPGDTDFAWTRLTLWRAQLAAVLDQPPYEPIIGVEVHGAADSPSTALLAAWLGLQLDVPVAHEVSDRATGSSGIHGVKLVRRSGVIELNRPEGNVATLTQPNQPVHDISLPRRSLRDCLAEELRRLDPDDLYGKVLRVGLARLHGPMDEAIESPSSSPVGSEA
- the pgl gene encoding 6-phosphogluconolactonase; translation: MTNERRVLVHADSEALVGSVAARFITKMIDLLDEFDEAHVVLTGGTVGGAILEAVRQSPARDTVDWSRVHLWWGDERFVPAGHPDRNDTQAAGFLDSLTIPAEHIHRLPASDEIPDIDEAAVAYADELRRFAPEGAEHPRFDITFLGVGPDGHIASLFPERDIARATSKTVVPVLNSPKPPPERLSLTLPVINSSDRIWMSLAGADKAPALGLALAGASPNEVPVAGVQGRKRTVFFVDQAAAAQVPENLIASTY
- a CDS encoding RNA polymerase-binding protein RbpA encodes the protein MASGGSAIRGSRVGAGPMGEQDHGFHADRVAVSYWDALGNETVRYFAANVPDEEIPQTIDSPSSGLPAGRDKDNPPAVGKTEPYKTHLAYVKERRTEEEAEQLLDEALTALRVRRGKIQA
- the secG gene encoding preprotein translocase subunit SecG, with the protein product MEILQVVLQVLLGITSLLLTMLILLHRGRGGGLSDMFGGGVTSNLGASGVAERNLNRITVILGLVWVACIVVLGLITRFDSGV
- the tpiA gene encoding triose-phosphate isomerase — translated: MAGQVNRVPLIAGNWKMNLDHLQAIAFVQKLAWTLKDAGHDYGETEVALFPPFTDLRSVQTLVAADKYQLAYGGQDLSAHDSGAYTGEISGAFLSSLDAKYVIIGHSERRSYHGETDEIVAAKVQAALRHGLVPVICVGETAEDLEAHGPSAVPVAQLRVALEGVPADADIVVAYEPVWAIGSGQAATPEQAQQVAGAIRALLAEILSAETAAATRILYGGSVKSGNIAGFLREQDVDGALVGGASLDLAEFSSIVRFKKHVGA
- the pgk gene encoding phosphoglycerate kinase, whose amino-acid sequence is MTLRTIDTLGDLEGKRVVVRVDFNVPLKDGEITDDGRIRAALPTIDLLLRKGATVIACSHLGRPDGEPNPKYSLAPVAQRLSELLGAPVTFVETPPADISSVEGDVVLLENLRFDPRETSKDAGERASFASELAALGDVMVSDGFGVVHRKQASVYELAEALPSAAGTLIASELEVLDRLTETPEKPYAVVLGGSKVSDKLGVIDHLLPRVDSLLIGGGMLFTFLAAQGHKVGASLLEADQLDRVREYIARAEELGVDLIVPTDVVVASKFAADAEHEVRPADDIEGGAFGAAGIGLDIGPETSARFAEVVAASRTVFWNGPMGVFEFDAFAAGTKAVAQALTEVDGLSVVGGGDSAAAVRALGFDDDRFGHISTGGGASLEFLEGKKLPGLEVLGWQGK